GTAGGCGGCGGTGTCCGGGAAGGCGGCGCGGATGCGCTGCAAAATGGCATCGGCCTGAAGCGGCCGCGAGATCGTGTCGGTGGCGCCGAGCGCCCATGCCTGCATGGTGCCGTGATGCAGGGCATCGGCGAGCACGAACAGCCGCGGCATCGACCGATAGGCATCGCCGCGCAGCTTGTTGCGCACCCGCTGCACGCTCTCAGGCGAGCGCAGGTTGATGTCGACCACGAGGCCGGAGAGATCGCGCGCCGGCTGGGTGGGAATCTCCTCTGTCGACACCGTCGAGACCTCGCCGACTGCTTTCAAGATGCTGGCGAGCTCGGTGCTCTCGTCGCTTCGGTCGGAGGCGAGCAGAAGCCGGCGTTTGGCGGCGGTTTTGGCTAGCGCGTTCATGACTTCCCCAAAGCGTGGGACTGGATTTGGCGACAGCCTAGGCCGGATCAGGTTTTCTGGCCCTTAAGAGGCGTGCTCAACGGAACCTTGGGGGATTGGGTGCAATTTTAGGGATTGGGGTTCCAGCGACGGGAACTTCAAAAATTGCGAAAGCAACCCGATGCACAGTAGAACGGGCATTGATGGATAAGGAGAATTTCGGGTGTTCTCGCCCACCCTCCGCTGTCGTCGCCCGGCTCGACCGGGCGATCCATTATTCCAGAGGCCGACGTTGGGGAGTTCGCTCTCACCACGTCCGCGGCCACGCACTGGATGCCCCGGTCAAGCCCGGGCATAACACTGAGATTGTGGAGACGGCCCCAAAACAAATCCGCCGGAGGTCGCCCTCCGGCGGATCATCTCATTCGGCAATCGCAGCCCGGCTCACGCCTTCATGCTCGCCTTCACGGCCTCGGCCGTGATGGGCAGTGCCCGCACGCGGGCTCCGCTCGCGTTGAAGATGGCGTTGCCGATGGCCGGGGCGACCACCGTCACCGCGGGCTCGCCAACGCCGGTGGCCTTCTCGCCATTTGCGATCACGGCGATCGCGACCTCGGGCACCTGGCTCATGCGCAAGGGCGTATAGCTGTCGAAATTGGTCTGCTCGATGCCACCGTCCTTCAGCGTCGCCTTCTCGTACATCGCAAGCGAGAGCCCCCACAGCGCCGCGCCCTCGACCTGGGCGCGGATGTTGTCGGGATGCACCTGGGTGCCGACGTCGGTTGCGATCGTGAGCTTCTTCACTGTGACGGCGCCCGACGGCGCCACCGCGACATGGGCGACGCAGGCGGTCCAACTTGCGGTCGCACGCTCCTGCGACGACACGCAGGCAACCCCCATGCCCTCGCCTTTCGGCAATTGCCTGCTGCCGTAGCCTGACAGACCCATCGCGGCGAGCAGCGTGTTGCGTAAGCGTTGCGCGCCGCCGTCGTTCTTGCCGGCGCCATCGAGCAGCGAGATGCGGAACTGGGCGGGATCCTTGCCCGTGGCTGCCGCGATCTCGTCGATCATGCTTTCGACCGCCCAGAAGGTCCAGCCCGGCGCCACCGAGCGGAGCTGACCGGACGGCGTCGCGTTGTGCGCGAGCTCGTTCTTGATCGCGCGCACATAATGGTTGGGCACGGTGTAGAAGAAGTCCGCGCCATTGACCGTGAAGCTGTCGAGCGGCCCCTTCTTGTCGACCGAGGGCGTCAGGAAATCAGGGATTCCCCAGCGCGCGGTCGGCCAGGCCGAGACCACGTCGTGGCTGAGCGCGACCAGCTTGCCGTCGCCGTCCACGCCGGCCTTGACCTTTTGGTAGGTGAGCGGACGCGAGAAATCCATCGTCATGTCGTTCTCGCGCGTGTAGATCACCTTGACCGGCTTGCCGACCGCTTTCGCCGCCTGCACGGCCGGAATCATCATGTCGGCATCGAGCCTGCGGCCGAAGCCGCCGCCCAGCCACATCTGGTGCATGACCACGAACTTCGGATCGATCCCGGCTGCGCCCGCTGCAATCGCGCCGGAGCGCGTCGCGAACTGGTTGCCGGAATAGATGTGCAGGATGTCGCCCTTGAACTCCGCAGTGGCGTTCATTGGCTCCAGCGGCGCATGGATGTTGATGCTGGTGGTGTACTCGGCCTCGACCACCTTGGCCGCGGAACCGAACGCCGCTGCGGGATCGCCGTCCTTGACGAAGTATTGACCGGAATCGTCCAGCTTCTGGAGCCGCTTGGCCTCGTCGAGCAACGACTGGCTCGATAGCTTCGCGTTCGGACCACCGTCATAGGCGATCTTTAGCGCCTGCGCCGCCTTCTTGGCGTTGGCATAGGTGCTGGCGACCGCAACGACCCAGCCGGAGGTCGTGCCGGTCTTGTCGTCGAGGGTGACGGCCTTGATGAAGCCCGGCACCTTCTTCGCCGTGCTGTCGTCGACCGATTTCACCGTGGCGCCGAAGCGCACCGGCGGGGTGACCACCGCGCCATAGGCCATGCCAGGCAGCATCACGTCGATGCCGTATTTGGCCGTGCCGTTGGTCTTGGAGGGGATGTCGAGCTGCGGCACCGAGACGCCGACCATGGTGTATTGGTCCGGCGTCTTCAGCTTGATCGCCTTCAGTTCGTCCGGCGTGAAGGTTTTCGTCGCCTTGCCGCTCTTCACGACGTCCGCGAACGACATCTGCTTCTTCGACTTCGGATGCACGATCATGGAATCGCGCACCACGAGTTCCGATGCCGGCACACCCATCGCGGCGGCCGCGCCTTCCGTCAGGGCCATGCGGCCCGCGGCGCCCGCGCGACTCATGGCGTCGAAGTTCATCATGGTCGACCAGCTGCCACCGGTGATCTGGGCGCCCAGCACGGGGTCGTTGAACTTCGGATCGTTGGAGGCGAGCGCGACGCGCATGTCACTCCACTTCGCGCCTAGCTCCTCGCAGACGATCTGCGCCATGGTGGAGGCGATGTGTTGGCCCATGTCGGCCTTGCCACAGGTCACCGTGACCGGACCATCCGGCGAGATCGCGTACCAGACGCTCGGCTCGAAATTCGAGGGCGCGGCGAGCGCTTCGCCGATGCCGGGGACGCCGGCATAGCCGAGCACGAGTCCGGTCGCGGCGGTGCCGACGAGGAAGGAGCGGCGGCTGAGATCGGTCGTCTCAGGAGTCACGTTCTTCACATGCTCGTTCATGTGGGCCTCCGCTCGTTGGAGGTAGCGGACGCGGTGCGCATCTCGGATGCGGCGCGCATGATCGCCTTCTGGATCCGTGAATAGGTCATGCAGCGGCAGAGATTGCCGTCCATATGCGCGACCACTTCCTCCTTGGACGGATTGGGATTCTTCGACAGCAGCGAGGCTGCCTGCATGATCTGCCCGGACTGGCAATAGCCGCATTGCGGCACCTGTTCGGCGATCCATGCTTTTTGCAACGGATGATCACCCTTGGCGGAGAGGCCTTCGATGGTGGTGATCTTCTTGCCGGCGACGTCACTGAGCATGGTCTGGCACGAGCGCACGGCTTCGCCGTTGACGTGCACGGTGCACGCGCCGCACAGCCCGGCACCGCAGCCGAACTTGGTGCCGGTCATCTGCAATTGCTCGCGGATCGCCCAGAGGAGCGGCGTGTCGTTCGCCGCATCCACGGACAGACTCCGCCCGTTGATGGTGAGTGTTGGCATAGGCGTCTTCCCCTGCCGGTGCATGAAGCCGCTTACGGCGGCAACTTGAATGGCGGACGCCCACCGGGCCGGCGCCAGCCTTGCCGGCGAGAATGATCGGGTTTGGTTGCCGTGGCAAATGCAATTTGGAATGAGTCGAAACAGACGACCTCTGCACTTGCTCGTTGTGCGCCGCGCCAACGGCACCGACGCAGCGACTGGACGCAACAGCGGCGCGCCGCACATGCGCGCCATCGCGTCGAGGCAGTTTCTTACAGGTAACCAGGCAGGCTAGACTGTGACGAAGTGAGGTGAGCAAAACTGCCGCCGCGAACGTCCCGTCTCCCCTTGTGAAAGAGGGTGCACCGGCGTCGCGGCGAGATGAGAAAGACAGGGTCGGAAGCAATGCCTGAGATCGATCGGGACGGCGTCAATATCTACTATGAGGTTCATGGCGAGGGGCCGCCATTGCTGCTGACCCATGGCTACTCCTCGACCTCCGCGATGTGGCACGGCCAGGTCGATGCGCTTGCGAAGGAGCACAAGCTGATCTTGTGGGACATGCGCGGCCACGGCCAATCCGATTATCCCGGTGACGCGAACGCCTACAGCGAAGCTCTGACCGTCGGCGACATCGCGGCGATCCTCGATGCGGTCGGCACTGAGCAAGCGATCATCGGCGGGCTGTCACTCGGCGGTTACATGTCGCTGGCGTTCTACCGGGCTCATCCAGAGCGCACCCGCGCGCTGCTGATCATCGACACCGGTCCGGGCTTCAAGAAGGACGACGCGCGCGAGGCCTGGAATGCGCGTGCGCTGGCCACCGCCGAGAGGCTCGACCGCGAAGGGCTCGACGTTCTGAAATCGGCGACGCCCGAGCGGGCCGCCGCCAGTCATCGCAACGCCAGGGGACTGGCGCTCGCCGCACGCGGCATGCTGACCCAGCGCGACGCCCGCGTGATCGAGCTGCTGCCCGACATCAAGGTGCCCTGCCTCGTTGTGGTTGGCGCCGACGACACGCCGTTCCTCGCGGCGTCCGATTACATGGCGGCAAAGATCCCCGGCGCACAAAAGGTCGTGATCCCCGCGGCCGGTCACGCCGTCAACATCGATCAGCCCAAGGCTTTTGTTGACGCCGTCGAGCCTTTCCTGAAGAACTTGCCGGCATAGGTCGGGCAAGCGAGGACGTAGGCGATGAAGCGGGCGATGCTGGCTACGGCCACGATGTTGCTGTCGATATCTGCGCAGGCCGATCCCTCCGGCGCGGTGCCGTCACGCCGGCCTTTCGTCACGACCCTGTCGAACAACATTCCGCTCGCCTTCGGCATGGATGCCGAACAGACCGCCCGCGCCCTCGGGCAGTCGCTGCAATATGTGCGCGGGCGTCCCGGCAACGAAATCTATCTCGCTCTGCGCAACATCGGCGGCAGCGGCTTGATCCCGTACCGCCACCGCCTGTTCCTGCAATTCCGCCACGGACGGCTGGCGGGATGGAAGGAGGATTACGGCGAGAACTGGATGTGGGAGTAGATTTATCTCCCATGGTGAGGAGCGGCTAGCCGCGTCTCGAAGGGCCCGCTCCTCAGGACGAGGGGAAAGAGCAGAGTTCGTAACAACCAAGAAGGACAACCCGCGTGGGACAAGACATCAAGCTGACGGCGTCCGACAACTTCCATTTTGGCGCCTATCGCGCTGATCCCTCGGGCACGCCCAAGGGCGCGGTGGTGGTGATCCAGGAGATCTTCGGCGTCAATCACCACATCCGCTCGGTTTGCGACCGCCTCGCCGGCGAAGGCTATGTCGCGATCGCGCCGTCGATCTTCGACCGTACCGCGCCGGGCTTCCAGTCGGGCTATTCGCCCGACGAGGTCGCCGAGGCGCGCAAATTCGTCGCCAGTCCGGATTGGGCAGCGATGCTGCGCGACACGCAGGCGGCGATCGATGCGGTCCAAGGCGTCGGCCCGGTCGGCATCATCGGCTTTTGCTTGGGGGGCAGCATCGCCTTCGTCGCGGCGACGCGATTGACCGGCCTGAAGGCCGCAATCGGCTACTACGGCGGCGCGGTCGTGCGCTTTGCCGACGAGACACCAAAAGTGCCGACGCAATTGCATTTCGGCGAGAAGGATGCCGGCATCCCCTTGACCGACGTCGAGACCATCAAGGCGAAGCGGCCGGACGTGGAGGTCTTCATCTATCCGGGCGCGCAGCACGGCTTTCATTGCGACGAGCGCGCGAGCTACGACAAGGCCAGCGCCGACATCGCCTGGCCGCGCAGCATGGAGTTCTTCGCGAAGCATTTGAGGTAGAGAGCGCGTCCCCTCGCAGAAATCGGGTGGCTGCATGCAGCGGCGCGGCGATAGAGCTGGCTGGTCAACCCAACTCACGCCGGGAACTCGTTATGCAGCAAGCCATTGCGCACCTCGTCATCCGCAATCCATTCGGGACCATGGACGTCCCCTCACCCGATGATGCCGAAGTGAAGGACTATGCCGCGACGGCCACGCTGGCCGGCGATGCGGCAGACCTCAATGCGGCGACGTGGGCCGCGCTCGCAGCACCATCGGATCCGATCGAGGGAATCTGGGCGAGCCGCTGGAACGGCGGCGCCGATCCGACCATTGCCGGCGATACGCCGGACAAGTGGAAGCCGGGGCGCGCGGAGATCCGCATCGCGGGGAGCCGGATCTATCTGCGCTTCGACTGGGACGACGGCCGCCGCCACGGGCTGATCGAGGCCGCGCGCGACGGCGCGGGACGCCTGGTCGGAAAATACATCAACCTGACCACGCCGGCGATCACGCGGCCGTGGATCGGGCGGGTCGTCGAGGCCGGGCGGATCGACGGATGTTTTCCAGAGGGGCGGCTGGATTTTCGGAGGTAGGGGTCTGGGACAATCCCCGACGTCATTCCGGGATGCGCCGATAGGCGCAGGCCCGGAATCCATCGTGCGTCAGAGTTTGTGGATGAATGGATTCCGGGCTCGCGCTATAGCGCGACCCGGAATGACGGAGGAGAGAGACGCGCTTAAATCTAGAACCAGCGCTCGCCCACGAACACGGTGTCGCCGGGGTTCAAGGGGGTACCGAGCGGCACCACGGCGCGCATGGAGCCGCCGTTCTCGGTGTGGGTGACGGTGACGACGTCACGCTTGGCGCGCGGCGAGAAGCCGCCGGCGATCGCGACCGCGCTTTCGACCGTCATGTTCGGCACGTAGGGATACTGGCCGGGGGCCGTGACTTCGCCGAGAATGAAGAACGGACGATAGGCCTCGATCTCCACCGCGACCGAGGGCTCGCGGATATAGCCGTTGCGCAGGCGCGCGGCGATC
The nucleotide sequence above comes from Bradyrhizobium sp. NDS-1. Encoded proteins:
- a CDS encoding xanthine dehydrogenase family protein molybdopterin-binding subunit; protein product: MNEHVKNVTPETTDLSRRSFLVGTAATGLVLGYAGVPGIGEALAAPSNFEPSVWYAISPDGPVTVTCGKADMGQHIASTMAQIVCEELGAKWSDMRVALASNDPKFNDPVLGAQITGGSWSTMMNFDAMSRAGAAGRMALTEGAAAAMGVPASELVVRDSMIVHPKSKKQMSFADVVKSGKATKTFTPDELKAIKLKTPDQYTMVGVSVPQLDIPSKTNGTAKYGIDVMLPGMAYGAVVTPPVRFGATVKSVDDSTAKKVPGFIKAVTLDDKTGTTSGWVVAVASTYANAKKAAQALKIAYDGGPNAKLSSQSLLDEAKRLQKLDDSGQYFVKDGDPAAAFGSAAKVVEAEYTTSINIHAPLEPMNATAEFKGDILHIYSGNQFATRSGAIAAGAAGIDPKFVVMHQMWLGGGFGRRLDADMMIPAVQAAKAVGKPVKVIYTRENDMTMDFSRPLTYQKVKAGVDGDGKLVALSHDVVSAWPTARWGIPDFLTPSVDKKGPLDSFTVNGADFFYTVPNHYVRAIKNELAHNATPSGQLRSVAPGWTFWAVESMIDEIAAATGKDPAQFRISLLDGAGKNDGGAQRLRNTLLAAMGLSGYGSRQLPKGEGMGVACVSSQERATASWTACVAHVAVAPSGAVTVKKLTIATDVGTQVHPDNIRAQVEGAALWGLSLAMYEKATLKDGGIEQTNFDSYTPLRMSQVPEVAIAVIANGEKATGVGEPAVTVVAPAIGNAIFNASGARVRALPITAEAVKASMKA
- a CDS encoding (2Fe-2S)-binding protein, whose protein sequence is MPTLTINGRSLSVDAANDTPLLWAIREQLQMTGTKFGCGAGLCGACTVHVNGEAVRSCQTMLSDVAGKKITTIEGLSAKGDHPLQKAWIAEQVPQCGYCQSGQIMQAASLLSKNPNPSKEEVVAHMDGNLCRCMTYSRIQKAIMRAASEMRTASATSNERRPT
- a CDS encoding alpha/beta fold hydrolase, yielding MPEIDRDGVNIYYEVHGEGPPLLLTHGYSSTSAMWHGQVDALAKEHKLILWDMRGHGQSDYPGDANAYSEALTVGDIAAILDAVGTEQAIIGGLSLGGYMSLAFYRAHPERTRALLIIDTGPGFKKDDAREAWNARALATAERLDREGLDVLKSATPERAAASHRNARGLALAARGMLTQRDARVIELLPDIKVPCLVVVGADDTPFLAASDYMAAKIPGAQKVVIPAAGHAVNIDQPKAFVDAVEPFLKNLPA
- a CDS encoding dienelactone hydrolase family protein; amino-acid sequence: MGQDIKLTASDNFHFGAYRADPSGTPKGAVVVIQEIFGVNHHIRSVCDRLAGEGYVAIAPSIFDRTAPGFQSGYSPDEVAEARKFVASPDWAAMLRDTQAAIDAVQGVGPVGIIGFCLGGSIAFVAATRLTGLKAAIGYYGGAVVRFADETPKVPTQLHFGEKDAGIPLTDVETIKAKRPDVEVFIYPGAQHGFHCDERASYDKASADIAWPRSMEFFAKHLR